DNA from Gramella sp. MAR_2010_147:
GCTCATATATACAGAGGCTTTAGAAAGATATGATGAACTAACTCGTGATTATACTGCAGTACTTTCAATTAATAAGAAGATGTTGCCACAGCCCGAAACTCTTAAATCTGGTTTTCAATACGCCAATATGTTAAGGCATGAAGAGGACTCAAAACATTATAATCCTCATTTTCGTCAATTATTGCATTGTGCATACAAGATAGCCGCAGAAGACAGGGAAGCCTATTTTCGATTACTTGAAAAGCATCGTATTAAAATTGAAGATAATGTTACCTATAACCTGTATGAGAGGCATTTAAAGCCATTATTCCTAAAATAGAAGAGAGATGGAAAGACACCAGACCCTGGGAGAGTTCATTATAGAAAACCAAAAGGATTTTCCTTATGCTAAAGGCGAATTGAGCGCATTGCTTAGCTCTATAAAACTGGCAGGTAAAATGGTCAATGAATCTATTAATAAAGCTGGGCTGGCCCAGATACTGGGAAAGATTGGCCGGGAAAATGTGCAGGGAGAAAGCCAGGCAAAGCTTGACCTACTGGCTAATGATGTATTTGTTAGTACGCTCAAAAACAGGGGAGAGATTTGTGGGATTGCCTCAGAAGAACTTGAAGATTTTATTGCATTTGAAGATGAAATTCATAAAGAAGCCAAATACATAGTATTAATGGATCCGCTGGATGGCTCTTCAAATATTGATGTCGACATTACGGTGGGTACGATCTTTAGTATTTATCGAAGAATTTCTCCTGTTGGAACTAAGGTCACTAAAGAAGATTTTCTACAACCGGGAAAAAATCAGGTGGCTGCGGGTTATATAATATATGGAACATCAACGATCCTGGTTTATACTACTGGAAATGGGGTAAACGGTTTTACGTTTGATCCCGGCATTGGTTCTTTTTTTCTTTCACATCCTTCTATTAAATTTCCGAAAGAAGGCTGTATTTATTCTGTAAATGAGGGTAATTATATTCATTTCCCCAAAGGAATTAAAAAGCTTATTAAGTGGATGCAGGAATTGGATAATGCAAGTAAAAGACCATATACCGCCAGATATACCGGATCCCTGGTGGCCGATTTTCATCGGAATATGCTTCTTGGGGGTCTTTATCTTTATCCCCAGGGTACTACATCACCAAAAGGAAAGCTTAGATTGTTATACGAATGTAACCCCATGGCATTTTTAGCTGAACAGGCGGGTGGAAAAGCCAGTGACGGGGAAAATCGGATCATGGAAATCATACCTTCTGAACTTCATGAAAGAGCACCTTTTATCTGCGGAAACTCAGAAATGGTTGCCATAGCAGAGAGGTTTATTGGTGAGATGACGAAAGATTAGAATATAAATTAAAAGTCTTCTTCACGATAACTCTTTATATCTTTAATTTCGAAATAATATATCTATTTAGCAATAGCTAAAAACCTATTTCCTTTTTTGATGCAAATATAGATTCAGGATATACAATTATAGAGGGA
Protein-coding regions in this window:
- the fbp gene encoding class 1 fructose-bisphosphatase, encoding MERHQTLGEFIIENQKDFPYAKGELSALLSSIKLAGKMVNESINKAGLAQILGKIGRENVQGESQAKLDLLANDVFVSTLKNRGEICGIASEELEDFIAFEDEIHKEAKYIVLMDPLDGSSNIDVDITVGTIFSIYRRISPVGTKVTKEDFLQPGKNQVAAGYIIYGTSTILVYTTGNGVNGFTFDPGIGSFFLSHPSIKFPKEGCIYSVNEGNYIHFPKGIKKLIKWMQELDNASKRPYTARYTGSLVADFHRNMLLGGLYLYPQGTTSPKGKLRLLYECNPMAFLAEQAGGKASDGENRIMEIIPSELHERAPFICGNSEMVAIAERFIGEMTKD